Proteins encoded within one genomic window of [Enterobacter] lignolyticus SCF1:
- a CDS encoding AraC family transcriptional regulator, with translation MSDMIAMMKTLAVQEGYNLTSMADVRILRSDRPLARTPVLYDPGIVIVCQGSKRGYFGQQTYLYDEQHYLVVSVPVPFVMETEASEEHPLLAIYMHLDFQLAAELMLQIEQHGAPRPPVAPQSMMSSPMDNAVKTAVLRLLEVLNSPLEAALLGPSRVRELYFRVLTGAQGNAMLAALALQGQFGKIGKVLQHIHATYAESLTLNQLATQAGMSVPTFHSHFKAITQMPPMQYVKSVRLHQARMLMVRQQITAAAASYAVGYESPSQFNREFKRLFGLPPAEEIKRMQRNFSVPPEHQASVFVSSH, from the coding sequence ATGTCCGACATGATTGCCATGATGAAAACGCTTGCGGTACAGGAAGGGTACAACCTCACTTCCATGGCTGATGTACGAATTTTGCGTTCCGATCGCCCGCTAGCCAGAACGCCTGTGCTTTACGATCCAGGGATCGTAATCGTCTGCCAGGGCAGCAAGCGCGGCTATTTCGGTCAACAAACTTATTTATATGATGAGCAACACTACCTGGTGGTTTCAGTTCCAGTGCCGTTTGTAATGGAAACCGAGGCATCGGAAGAGCATCCGTTGCTGGCGATTTATATGCATCTGGATTTTCAGCTTGCCGCTGAACTGATGTTGCAGATTGAACAGCATGGTGCCCCGCGCCCTCCTGTCGCTCCGCAAAGCATGATGTCGAGTCCGATGGACAACGCGGTAAAAACGGCTGTTTTACGTTTACTTGAAGTCCTTAACAGCCCGCTAGAGGCGGCGCTCCTCGGCCCTTCGCGGGTGCGTGAACTCTATTTTCGCGTACTAACAGGTGCACAGGGCAACGCAATGCTTGCAGCCCTGGCTTTGCAGGGGCAGTTTGGCAAAATCGGCAAAGTGTTGCAGCATATCCACGCCACTTACGCTGAGTCGTTAACGCTAAATCAACTGGCGACGCAAGCCGGAATGAGCGTGCCAACTTTTCATAGCCATTTCAAGGCAATAACTCAGATGCCGCCGATGCAGTATGTGAAATCGGTGCGCCTGCATCAGGCAAGGATGCTGATGGTACGCCAACAAATCACCGCCGCCGCGGCGAGTTACGCCGTTGGCTATGAAAGCCCATCGCAATTTAATCGTGAATTCAAACGTCTGTTTGGCCTGCCACCGGCCGAGGAGATAAAGCGCATGCAGCGTAACTTCTCGGTTCCGCCAGAACATCAAGCGTCCGTATTTGTTTCATCGCATTAA
- a CDS encoding oxidoreductase: MASAKTIFITGVSSGFGQALAREALAMGHRVIGTVRTSEALQAFEGLDTQRAFGYLLDVTNVERIDEVAGEIESAVGPIDVLVNNAGYGHEGILEESPLAEIRRQFDVNVFGAVAMIKAVLPGMRQRRRGHIINITSMGSFITLPGISYYCGSKFALEGISETLSKELAPFNIHVTAVAPGSFRTDWAGRSMVRSPRSIPDYDTLFEPVRKTRKEKSGYQLGDPVKAAHAMLELIESQNPPAHLLLGSDALSLVRQKLEALGKEIEQWEILTRSTDG, translated from the coding sequence ATGGCATCTGCAAAAACGATTTTCATTACCGGCGTCAGCAGTGGCTTTGGTCAGGCACTGGCGAGAGAAGCCCTCGCAATGGGCCATCGGGTTATAGGGACTGTACGTACCAGCGAAGCATTGCAGGCTTTCGAGGGTCTCGATACGCAGCGGGCTTTTGGTTACCTGCTTGATGTCACGAACGTTGAGCGTATTGACGAGGTGGCTGGAGAGATTGAATCCGCTGTCGGCCCGATTGATGTGCTGGTGAACAATGCCGGTTACGGCCATGAAGGCATTCTGGAGGAATCCCCGCTCGCAGAGATACGCCGCCAGTTTGACGTAAATGTGTTTGGCGCGGTGGCTATGATCAAAGCCGTGTTGCCCGGTATGCGCCAGCGCCGCCGCGGACACATTATCAATATCACCTCAATGGGTAGTTTCATTACCTTACCAGGCATCAGTTATTACTGCGGCAGCAAATTCGCTCTGGAAGGGATATCAGAGACGTTAAGTAAAGAGCTTGCTCCGTTCAACATACACGTCACTGCCGTGGCACCTGGTTCATTTCGAACAGACTGGGCCGGGCGCTCAATGGTACGTAGTCCCCGCAGTATCCCTGACTACGACACTTTATTTGAACCTGTTCGTAAAACGCGTAAGGAAAAAAGCGGTTATCAACTCGGCGATCCCGTTAAAGCTGCTCACGCTATGCTGGAATTGATCGAGAGCCAGAATCCCCCCGCACATCTCTTGTTAGGCAGTGATGCATTAAGTTTGGTGCGGCAGAAGCTCGAAGCGTTAGGTAAGGAAATTGAACAATGGGAAATACTCACCCGTTCAACGGATGGCTGA
- a CDS encoding DHCW motif cupin fold protein codes for MNIEAFAFGTTNWDEVEKTEHPGETGMAYWRTQLFGHKPNQIRVRMVEYTPGYLADHWCSKGHVLFCMEGELETLLADGRKFTLTAGMSYQVGDNAEPHQSRTAIGAKLFIVD; via the coding sequence ATGAACATTGAGGCATTTGCTTTTGGCACCACCAACTGGGATGAAGTCGAAAAAACAGAACATCCAGGGGAAACAGGCATGGCCTACTGGCGCACACAATTGTTTGGCCACAAGCCGAACCAAATCCGAGTGCGAATGGTTGAATATACCCCAGGTTACCTTGCGGATCATTGGTGCAGTAAAGGCCATGTCCTTTTCTGTATGGAGGGAGAACTTGAAACACTGCTCGCAGATGGCCGTAAATTCACGTTAACTGCGGGGATGAGTTATCAGGTTGGTGATAACGCAGAACCACATCAGTCCAGAACGGCAATAGGAGCAAAACTCTTTATTGTGGACTGA